The following proteins are encoded in a genomic region of Microtus ochrogaster isolate Prairie Vole_2 chromosome 5, MicOch1.0, whole genome shotgun sequence:
- the LOC101979077 gene encoding histone H3.3-like, with protein MARTKQTARKSTGRKAPGKQLATKAARKSAPSTGGVKKPHRYRPGTVALREIRCYQKSTELLIQKLPFQRLVREIAQDFKTYLRFQSAAIGALQEASEAYLVGLFEDTNLCAIHAKRVTIMPKDIQLARRIRGERA; from the coding sequence atggcccgAACCAAGCAGACCGCTAGGAAGTCGACCGGGAGGAAAGCGCCCGGCAAGCAGCTGGCCACCAAGGCGGCCCGGAAAAGCGCGCCCTCTACCGGCGGGGTGAAGAAGCCGCACCGCTACAGGCCCGGGACCGTGGCTCTGCGAGAGATCCGTTGCTACCAGAAGTCGACTGAGCTGCTCATCCAgaagctgcctttccagaggtTGGTGAGGGAGATCGCCCAGGACTTCAAGACCTACCTGAGGTTTCAGAGTGCAGCCATCGGTGCCCTTCAGGAGGCCAGTGAAGCGTACCTGGTGGGGTTGTTTGAAGATACCAATCTGTGTGCCATCCACGCCAAGAGAGTCACCATCATGCCCAAAGACATCCAGTTGGCTCGCCGGATACGGGGGGAGAGAGCTTAA